One genomic region from Indicator indicator isolate 239-I01 chromosome 7, UM_Iind_1.1, whole genome shotgun sequence encodes:
- the USP54 gene encoding inactive ubiquitin carboxyl-terminal hydrolase 54: MSWRRNYFSVGRGNVQGMFTPRNTTSIAPSKGLSNEPGQNSCFLNSALQVLWHLDIFRRSFRQITTHKCMGDSCIFCALKSIFNQFQCSSEKVLPSDALRTALAKTFQDEQRFQLGIMDDAAECFENLLMRIHFHIADETKEDICTAPHCVSHQKFAMTLFEQCVCTSCGATSDPLPFIQMVHYISTTSLCNQAICMLERREKPTPDMFGELLQNASTMGDLRNCPSNCGEKIRIRRVLMNSPQIITIGLVWDSDHSDLAEDVIHSLGTCLKLGDLFFRVTDDRAKHSELYLVGMICYYGKHYSTFFFQTKIRKWMYFDDAHVKEIGPKWKDVVTKCIKGHYQPLLLLYADPRGTPVSTQDLPPQVDLQQYNRTCYDSEDSGREPSISSDTRTDSSTDSYPYKQAHHESVVSHFSSDSQGTVIYNVENDAASQSSRDTGHLTDSECNQRLVSKKGSLADRKRSSSRSRRKGDEAQSSGYHSEGETLKEKQAPRTAPKPSSSTSRLKEFKETVSNMIHSRPQQISQAIQNSPRAGTSVDQAETRPSKSLSAHTRDWEVESTSSESKSSLSSRYRPTWRPKRESLNIDSIFSKDKRKHCGYTQLSPFSEEAGKELIENEAKEHVVQETRSSQSNVRYKHGVLGWGTQNHVVDQHPHLIQRMESGYESSERNSNSPVSLDMPLSESSSTHRDIHMKRAGGLVPAWRNIPKSHSSSILEVESASSVGSWANSPRTTGNDGEMFVPFKSELDELQEEVARRAREQELRRKREKEMEAAMGFNPRPSRFMDLDELQNQGRSDGFEKSMQEADSVFEESLNQEQKGDCAAALALCNEAISKLRLAMHDASASTHSRALVDKKLQISIRKARSLQDRMQHQQPSQPLPPPTCHPPQGGSMAQSTSEQTGPLQVLLSQEVPLEPNKEVEFGSSSFFHPPASCHELLSPLYPESSSLPPSESNPSNRISPSFQSASADFHDQVPSFPYRQGLAEGFTRTQNDAHHSVEFADKTATGPKDNRECCRSSKLEEVHNITPIFTPQCKSKANTVNSGSLPTLFPSPHLPQAASPEKNSQHSPCSKLASSPVRSSIDHLGAYHAMAPATSSPTRQCSLDPLQNTNKYSRANSHEILLPSQDEYGTAEGCKSEAFSTKGHVRSLAEQFQKMHAVSQRKGTREKGWIAAVCQDEKSPKLTQKSFINPSSSGCRQLIQQNQENKNQSSEKLHSTVEIRDGVVSLEGFSAQHIASKSICSYSEELCRRGGQNIADPAPYLERHCHDGGMKQVDDGATSSVVASMPVDCWVDNVTRYNSSQKANNTEWLPVPGRNPPFSDQRAVGDDLSRIPAHLHPQWNQDTEQELSELESLYQTSLQASQATRPFLGRQESARYPFDQSVSANLNVRKLHATAGMGLSKTPTAEIERSLCGSTVSSVSKVMCTREHSREPEEEEMYSAENFRRIARSLSGTVISNREETLVSSHSFEAPNMRKMPVDTSHRSSSSTSLPFPHDPPVFPFDPQHNPNQVQHVSHDVLMPSMVGKAHKLSGDQKNIIQKLLVVPDRGEAFQGEDYPGVALSYGSLPCAPKGTISHGQKLLVNPHLGSATSSVFGHWLNTSCPARQTATLPDKRMTLWGKHAGQPGKSLQEGFLQQPSHQLHESSTIGCRLPASTDYSTLRIPHEPSWDPGASQGCPVPPSCIKAPGPRRVDMPPEDDWRQNSFTPQPGRRRMLPMHMVDGTFSSTSEAHRNMLARAAAATGSMQNNGW, translated from the exons AACAACGCTTCCAGCTGGGCATCATGGATGATGCTGCTGAATGTTTT GAAAACCTGCTAATGCGAATTCACTTCCACATTGCAGATGAGACAAAGGAAGATATTTGCACTGCACCACATTGTGTTTCCCATCAGAAGTTTGCAATGACCTTGTTTGAACAG tgtgTTTGTACTAGCTGTGGTGCCACCTCTGACCCATTACCTTTTATCCAGATGGTACATTATATTTCCACAACCTCACTCTG CAATCAAGCTATTTGCATGCTGGAGAGACGAGAGAAACCCACTCCAGATATGTTTGGAGAACTACTACAGAATGCCAGCACTATGGGAGATCTGCGAAACTGTCCC AGTAACTGTGGGGAGAAGATCCGTATTCGTCGTGTGCTGATGAACTCTCCACAGATCATCACCATTGGCTTGGTTTGGGACTCGGACCACTCTGATCTGGCTGAGGATGTTATTCACAGTCTGGGAACTTGCCTTAAATTGGGAGAT CTTTTCTTCAGAGTAACTGATGACAGAGCAAAACACTCAGAGCTGTATTTGGTGGGAATGATCTGTTACTATGGAAAACACTATTCTACCTTCTTCTTCCAAACTAAAATCCGCAAGTGGATGTACTTTGATGATGCTCATGTAAAAGAG ATTGGTCCAAAATGGAAAGATGTTGTGACAAAGTGCATTAAGGGTCACtatcagcctttgctgctgctgtatgcAGATCCAAGAGGAACTCCAGTGTCTACACAAGACTTGCCCCCTCAAGTGGATTTACAGCAATATAACAGGACTTGCTATGATAGTGAAGACTCAG GGAGAGAACCTTCCATCTCAAGTGATACCAGAACGGATTCCTCTACAGACAGCTATCCTTATAAACAGGCACACCATGAGTCTGTGGTCAGTCACTTCTCCTCTGACTCACAGGGAACGGTCATCTACAATGTGGAGAATGATGCAGCTTCAcaaagcagcagggacacag GGCACCTGACTGACAGTGAGTGCAATCAGAGGCTTGTTTCCAAAAAGGGCTCACTGGCAGACCGCAAGAGGAGCTCTAGCAGGTCTCGGCGAAAAGGAGATGAGGCTCAGTCATCAGGATATCATAGTGAAG GAGAAACCTTGAAGGAGAAACAAGCCCCCAGAACTGCCCCCAAaccatccagcagcaccagcaggctgAAGGAATTTAAAGAGACAGTGAGCAATATGATCCACAGCAGACCACAGCAGATTTCTCAAGCCATCCAGAATTCCCCTCGTGCAGGGACTAGTGTGGATCAGGCAGAAACACGACCCTCAAAAAGCCTGTCTGCACACACTCGAGACTGGGAAGTGGAGAGTACCAGTAGTGAGTCTAAATCCAGTTTGTCTAGCAGGTACCGGCCAACTTGGAGACCTAAAAGAGAGTCTCTGAATATAGACAGCATCTTCAGtaaagacaagaggaaacactGTGGCTACACTCAGCTTAGCCCCTTCTCTGAAGAAGCAG GTAAAGAGCTCATTGAAAATGAGGCAAAGGAGCATGTTGTTCAGGAAACAAGATCAAGCCAGTCAAATGTCAGATACAAGCATGGTGTTCTAGGTTGGGGCACGCAGAATCATGTGGTGGATCAACATCCTCATCTAATACAGAGGATGGAATCTGGCTATGAAAGCAGTGAACGCAACAGCAACAGCCCAGTTAGTCTGGACATGCCCTTGTCTGAAAGCTCAAGCACCCATAG GGACATTCATATGAAGCGAGCAGGTGGATTGGTTCCTGCCTGGCGTAATATCCCAAAGTCTCACAGTAGCAGCATCTTGGAAGTGGAGTCTGCTTCATCAGTTGGAAGCTGGGCAAACAGCCCTCGCACCACTGGGAATG ATGGGGAGATGTTTGTCCCTTTCAAGAGTGAACTGGATGAATTGCAAGAGGAGGTGGCAAGGAGAGCACGTGAACAAGAACTAcgcagaaaaagagaaaaggaaatggaggCAGCAATGGGCTTTAATCCCCGTCCCAGCAGGTTCATGGATCTAGATGAACTGCAGAATCAGG GTAGGAGTGATGGCTTTGAGAAGTCGATGCAGGAGGCAGACTCAGTCTTTGAAGAGTCGCTGAATCAGGAGCAGAAGGGAGATTGTGCTGCAGCTTTGGCGCTCTGTAACGAAGCTATAT CTAAACTAAGACTTGCCATGCATGATGCCAGCGCTAGcactcacagcagagccctaGTCGATAAGAAGCTGCAAATCAGTATCCGAAAAGCCCGGAGCCTCCAGGATCGCATGCAGCACCAACAGCCATCGCAGCCGCTGCCGCCGCCAACCTGCCACCCACCACAGGGTGGCTCCATGGCCCAGTCTACAAG TGAACAGACTGGCCCGCTCCAAGTACTGCTGAGCCAGGAGGTACCACTGGAACCCAACAAAGAAGTGGAATTTGGGTCCAGTTCTTTTTTCCACCCACCTGCTTCCTGCCATGAATTGCTCTCACCATTATATCCAGAGTCTTCCTCCTTGCCCCCTTCTGAAAGCAATCCATCCAACAGGATCTCTCCAAGCTTCCAGTCTGCTTCTGCTGATTTTCATGACCAAGTTCCCTCTTTTCCCTATAGGCAAGGGTTGGCAGAGGGGTTTACAAGAACTCAGAATGATGCCCACCATAGTGTGGAATTTGCTGACAAGACAGCCACAGGGCCAAAAGACAATAGGgaatgctgcagaagcagcaagttAGAAGAGGTTCATAACATAACACCTATTTTCACACCTCAGTGCAAATCCAAAGCTAACACAGTAAACTCTGGGTCTTTGCCTACACTGTTTCCCAGTCCACATCTACCACAAGCAGCATCTCCTGAAAAGAACAGCCAGCACAGTCCTTGTTCCAAACTTGCAAGCTCTCCAGTACGGTCCAGCATTGATCATTTAGGGGCCTATCATGCAATGGCCCCTGCAACTTCCTCCCCTACACGGCAGTGCTCCTTGGATCCTTTGCAGAATACAAATAAGTACTCCAGAGCAAACAGCCATGAGATTTTATTACCTTCACAGGATGAATATGGCACAGCAGAAGGTTGCAAATCTGAGGCCTTTAGTACAAAGGGACATGTTCGCTCCTTGGCAGAGCAGTTTCAGAAAATGCATGCAGTTTCCCAGAGAAAAGGTACTCGTGAAAAAGGCTGGATTGCTGCAGTGTGTCAGGATGAGAAGTCTCCAAAGTTAACACAAAAATCTTTCATCAACCCTTCATCCTCTGGTTGCAGACAGCTAATCCAACAAAACCAAGAGAACAAAAACCAGTCTTCCGAAAAATTACACTCAACTGTGGAAATTAGGGATGGGGTAGTTTCTTTGGAGGGTTTTAGTGCCCAACATATTGCTTCTAAGAGTATTTGTTCTTACAGTGAAGAGCTGTGTAGAAGAGGTGGACAAAATATAGCAGACCCTGCACCCTACCTGGAAAGGCACTGTCATGATGGAGGAATGAAACAGGTGGATGATGGAGCTACTAGTAGCGTGGTTGCCTCTATGCCTGTGGACTGTTGGGTGGATAATGTTACTAGGTATAACAGTTCTCAGAAGGCTAATAATACTGAATGGCTTCCTGTACCTGGGAGGAATCCACCCTTTTCTGATCAGAGAGCAGTTGGAGATGACTTGAGCAGGATCCCAGCACATCTTCATCCACAGTGGAATCAAGACACAGAACAGGAACTCTCAGAACTGGAATCCCTCTATCAGACTAGTCTGCAGGCATCTCAGGCTACTAGGCCTTTCTTGGGAAGACAGGAGAGTGCTAGGTATCCATTTGACCAATCAG TCTCTGCCAACCTGAACGTGAGGAAGCTGCATGCTACGGCTGGCATGGGTCTCTCGAAAACCCCCACAGCAGAGATCGAGCGCAGTCTGTGTGGATCCACTGTCTCTTCTGTCTCCAAG GTCATGTGTACCAGAGAACATAGCAGAGAaccagaagaggaggaaatgtaCAGTGCAGAAAATTTCCGTCGCATTGCTCGCAGTCTCAGTGGGACAGTCATCTCAAACAGAGAAGAGactttggtctcttctcacagtttC GAAGCACCAAATATGAGGAAAATGCCAGTGGACACCAGCCACCGTTCTTCCAGCTccacttcccttcctttcccccatGATCCTCCTGTGTTTCCCTTTGATCCCCAGCACAACCCAAACCAGGTGCAGCACGTATCCCATGATGTACTGATGCCTAGCATGGTGGGCAAGGCACATAAACTGTCAG gagATCAGAAGAACATCATCCAGAAACTTTTGGTTGTGCCTGACAGGGGTGAAGCTTTCCAAGGTGAAGACTACCCAGGTGTGGCACTGAGCTATGGGAGTCTCCCTTGTGCACCCAAAGGCACCATCTCACATGGGCAAAAGCTTCTTGTTAATCCACATTTAGGAAGTGCAACATCAAGTGTCTTTGGCCATTGGCTGAACACAAGCTGCCCTGCCAGGCAAACAGCCACGTTACCAGATAAACGAATGACGCTCTGGGGTAAACATGCTGGCCAGCCAGGCAAGAGTTTACAGGAAGGCTTCCTCCAGCAGCCTTCACATCAGCTGCATGAGTCTTCTACCATTGGCTGCAGGCTACCAGCCAGCACAGACTACAGCACTTTAAGAATACCACATGAGCCTTCTTGGGATCCTGGTGCCTCTCAAGGTTGTCCTGTTCCCCCATCTTGCATTAAGGCTCCGGGTCCAAGGAGAGTTGATATGCCCCCAGAAGACGACTGGCGACAGAACAGTTtcacccctcagcctggcagaaggcgAATGCTGCCAATGCATATGGTGGATGGGACTTTTTCTTCTACTTCAGAGGCACACAGAAATATGCTGGCtcgagcagcagcagctactggCTCCATGCAAAATAATGGCTGGTGA